Proteins from a genomic interval of Desulfovibrio piger:
- the leuS gene encoding leucine--tRNA ligase, producing MTQDRYSPQDIEQKWQERWQQQDAFACDHHSDKPKYYVLEMFPYPSGNIHMGHVRNYSIGDVVARCKRMQGFNVLHPMGWDAFGLPAENAAIKHNTHPAKWTYANIDNMRAQLRRLGYSYDWSREVATCRPEYYRWEQSFFLRLLEKGLVYRKKAPQNWCPSCHTVLANEQVIDGLCWRCDSHVEQKDLTQWFLRITAYGDELLQDLQKLEGGWPDRVLSMQRNWIGKSTGAAVRFGLPAPLDGVDHLEVFTTRPDTVFGVTFLTLAPEHPLVEKLIEGYEKADEVRAFVTRIRNMDRLERQSDNLEKEGIFTGAYVIHPFTGRQLPVWLGNFVLADYGTGAVMGVPAHDQRDFEFARKYGLPVKVVISPEGEVLDPATMEAAFTTEGVMVNSGDFDGMPNTDGKKAVAERLEKEGKGKATTQFRLRDWNISRQRYWGAPIPVIYCDKCGVVPEKEENLPVLLPLDAHVREDGRSPLPETDSFVRCTCPVCGGEARRETDTLDTFVESSWYFARYTGARNTESAFDMDALKYWLPVDQYIGGVEHAILHLLYARFFTKVLRDLGFYPEGLDEPFTNLLTQGMVLKDGSKMSKSKGNVVDPTAMIAKYGADTVRLFCLFAAPPERDFDWSDSGIEGSSRFLHRVWRLFMDEAERLSAVKACGAGADDVTTPEARDLRRREHLTVKKVTEDMGNRFQFNTAISAVMELVNAMYLSREKLGKSDAENRVFSSAMATVLTLLSPITPHLCEELWQRMGHTSSLQEEAWPVCEESALVQDTVTIALQVNGKLRGTIEVPAGADKARMEEVALADAAVQRHTSGLTIRKVVVVPGKLVNVVAN from the coding sequence ATGACGCAAGATCGTTATTCCCCGCAGGACATCGAACAGAAATGGCAGGAGCGCTGGCAGCAGCAGGATGCCTTTGCCTGCGACCATCACAGCGACAAACCCAAGTATTACGTGCTGGAGATGTTCCCCTACCCCTCGGGCAACATCCACATGGGCCATGTGCGCAACTATTCCATCGGTGACGTGGTGGCCCGCTGCAAGCGCATGCAGGGCTTCAACGTGCTGCATCCCATGGGCTGGGACGCCTTCGGCCTGCCCGCGGAAAATGCCGCCATCAAGCACAACACCCATCCGGCCAAGTGGACCTATGCCAACATAGACAACATGCGCGCCCAGCTGCGCCGTCTGGGCTATTCCTATGACTGGTCCCGCGAAGTGGCCACCTGCCGCCCCGAGTACTACCGCTGGGAGCAGAGCTTCTTCCTGCGCCTGCTGGAAAAGGGCCTGGTCTACCGCAAGAAGGCGCCCCAGAACTGGTGCCCCTCCTGCCACACCGTGCTGGCCAACGAACAGGTCATCGACGGCCTGTGCTGGCGCTGCGACAGCCATGTGGAACAGAAGGACCTGACCCAGTGGTTCCTGCGCATCACCGCCTATGGTGACGAACTGTTGCAGGACCTGCAGAAGCTGGAAGGCGGCTGGCCCGACCGCGTGCTCTCCATGCAGCGCAACTGGATCGGCAAGTCCACCGGTGCGGCCGTGCGCTTCGGCCTGCCCGCTCCCCTGGACGGCGTCGACCATCTGGAAGTCTTCACCACCCGTCCCGACACCGTGTTCGGTGTGACCTTCCTGACCCTGGCCCCCGAACATCCGCTGGTGGAAAAGCTCATCGAAGGTTACGAAAAGGCCGACGAAGTGCGCGCCTTCGTGACCCGCATCCGCAACATGGACCGTCTGGAGCGCCAGTCCGACAATCTGGAAAAAGAAGGCATCTTCACCGGCGCCTATGTGATCCATCCCTTCACCGGCCGGCAGTTGCCCGTGTGGCTGGGCAACTTCGTCCTGGCCGACTACGGTACCGGCGCCGTCATGGGCGTGCCCGCCCACGACCAGCGTGACTTCGAATTCGCCCGCAAGTACGGCCTGCCCGTCAAGGTGGTCATCAGCCCCGAAGGCGAGGTCCTCGACCCCGCCACCATGGAAGCCGCCTTCACCACCGAAGGCGTGATGGTCAATTCCGGCGACTTCGACGGCATGCCCAACACCGACGGCAAGAAGGCCGTGGCCGAACGTCTGGAAAAGGAAGGCAAGGGCAAGGCCACCACGCAGTTCCGCCTGCGTGACTGGAACATCTCGCGCCAGCGTTACTGGGGCGCCCCCATCCCGGTCATCTACTGCGACAAGTGCGGCGTGGTGCCCGAGAAGGAAGAGAACCTGCCCGTGCTCCTGCCCCTGGATGCCCATGTGCGTGAAGACGGCCGCTCTCCCCTGCCCGAGACCGACTCCTTCGTGCGCTGCACCTGCCCCGTCTGCGGTGGCGAGGCCCGTCGCGAGACCGATACCCTGGACACCTTCGTGGAGTCCTCCTGGTACTTCGCCCGCTACACCGGCGCCCGCAATACCGAGAGCGCCTTCGATATGGACGCCCTCAAGTACTGGCTGCCCGTGGACCAGTACATCGGCGGTGTGGAACACGCCATCCTGCACCTGCTCTACGCCCGCTTCTTCACCAAGGTCCTGCGCGACCTGGGCTTCTACCCCGAAGGCCTGGACGAGCCCTTCACCAACCTGCTCACCCAGGGCATGGTGCTCAAGGACGGCAGCAAGATGTCCAAGTCCAAGGGCAATGTGGTGGACCCCACGGCCATGATCGCCAAGTACGGCGCGGACACCGTGCGTCTGTTCTGCCTCTTCGCCGCGCCGCCGGAGCGTGACTTCGACTGGTCCGACAGCGGCATCGAAGGCTCCTCGCGCTTCCTGCACCGCGTCTGGCGTCTGTTCATGGACGAGGCCGAGCGCCTGTCCGCGGTCAAGGCCTGCGGCGCCGGTGCCGACGACGTGACCACGCCCGAAGCCCGCGACCTGCGCCGCCGCGAGCATCTGACGGTCAAGAAGGTCACCGAGGACATGGGCAACCGCTTCCAGTTCAACACCGCCATCTCCGCGGTCATGGAACTGGTCAACGCCATGTACCTGTCCCGTGAAAAGCTGGGCAAGAGCGACGCCGAGAACCGCGTCTTCTCTTCGGCCATGGCCACGGTGCTGACCCTGCTCTCGCCCATCACCCCGCACCTGTGCGAGGAACTGTGGCAGCGCATGGGCCACACCTCTTCCCTGCAGGAAGAAGCCTGGCCCGTGTGCGAGGAAAGCGCCCTGGTGCAGGATACCGTCACCATCGCCCTGCAGGTCAACGGCAAGCTGCGCGGTACCATCGAAGTGCCCGCCGGTGCCGACAAGGCCCGGATGGAAGAAGTGGCCCTGGCCGACGCCGCCGTGCAGCGTCACACCAGCGGCCTGACCATCCGCAAGGTCGTGGTGGTGCCCGGCAAGCTGGTCAACGTGGTGGCCAACTAG
- a CDS encoding riboflavin synthase encodes MFTGIIQGQGEIVGLRRSGQECRMEVRPLFPLENIVDGESIAHNGACLSVERHSGSTFTVYASGESLSRTTLGDLRKGDLVNLERALALGDRLGGHLVSGHVDCVATVRSVEQAGSSLRCTLAFPPAFAAEVIEKGSVTLDGISLTINACGKDFLTVNVIPDTQKRTTMLHWRPGSRVNMETDLIGKYVRRIMQCQADGPATPQKSSGINKEFLLQNGFL; translated from the coding sequence ATGTTTACCGGCATCATCCAGGGACAGGGCGAGATCGTGGGCCTGCGCCGCAGCGGCCAGGAGTGCCGCATGGAAGTGCGCCCCCTCTTCCCTCTGGAAAATATCGTGGACGGGGAGTCCATCGCCCATAACGGCGCCTGCCTGTCCGTGGAACGGCACAGCGGTTCCACCTTCACTGTCTATGCTTCGGGCGAGAGCCTTTCCCGCACCACCCTGGGCGACCTGCGCAAGGGCGACCTGGTCAATCTGGAACGGGCCCTGGCCCTGGGCGACCGCCTGGGCGGGCACCTGGTCAGCGGCCATGTGGACTGCGTGGCCACGGTGCGTTCCGTGGAACAGGCCGGTTCTTCCCTGCGCTGCACGCTGGCCTTCCCGCCGGCCTTTGCGGCGGAAGTCATCGAAAAAGGCTCCGTCACGCTGGACGGCATCAGCCTGACCATCAATGCCTGCGGCAAGGATTTCCTGACCGTCAACGTCATCCCGGACACCCAGAAACGCACCACCATGCTGCACTGGCGCCCGGGCAGCCGCGTGAACATGGAGACGGACCTCATCGGCAAGTACGTGCGCCGCATCATGCAGTGCCAGGCCGACGGGCCCGCCACGCCGCAGAAGAGCAGCGGCATCAACAAGGAATTTTTACTGCAAAACGGTTTTCTTTAG
- the ribH gene encoding 6,7-dimethyl-8-ribityllumazine synthase — translation MSNPTTISGMLDAKGLKIAILATRFNDFIVDRLTGGALDYLERHGLDAKNITIVRIPGAFEMPLVCQKLAASGKYDGIVALGAVIRGATPHFDYVCNEASKGIAQVMLQYKTPIGFGLLTCDSIEQAIERAGSKGGNKGVEAAAAMLETIRVLEQL, via the coding sequence ATGAGCAATCCCACTACCATCAGCGGCATGCTTGATGCCAAAGGCCTCAAGATCGCCATCCTGGCCACCCGTTTCAACGACTTCATCGTGGACCGCCTGACCGGCGGCGCCCTGGACTACCTGGAACGCCACGGCCTCGATGCCAAGAACATCACCATCGTGCGCATCCCCGGTGCTTTCGAGATGCCCCTGGTCTGCCAGAAGCTGGCCGCCAGCGGCAAGTATGACGGCATCGTGGCCCTGGGCGCCGTGATCCGCGGTGCCACCCCCCACTTCGACTACGTGTGCAACGAAGCCAGCAAGGGCATCGCCCAGGTGATGCTGCAGTACAAGACCCCCATCGGCTTCGGCCTGCTGACCTGCGACAGCATCGAGCAGGCCATCGAACGCGCCGGTTCCAAGGGCGGCAACAAGGGCGTGGAAGCTGCCGCCGCCATGCTGGAAACCATCCGCGTGCTGGAGCAGCTGTAA
- the nusB gene encoding transcription antitermination factor NusB, whose protein sequence is MSKGKSASRRGERAQAFQVLYGLSFADATSLEDVRRAFLQSPDHQETEEGELPSGFAWDLVQGVWSRRDELDKTISRFSRNWRVDRMGRVELTLLRLAMYELLYRQDVPAKVAINEALELTRQFGEDNATSFVNGILDAAAKALEKGSLSAGEDSTN, encoded by the coding sequence ATGAGCAAGGGTAAATCCGCCAGCCGCCGGGGCGAACGCGCCCAGGCTTTTCAGGTTCTGTACGGGCTGTCCTTCGCCGACGCCACCTCGCTGGAAGACGTGCGCCGCGCCTTCCTGCAGTCCCCCGACCATCAGGAGACCGAAGAAGGCGAGCTGCCTTCCGGTTTTGCTTGGGATCTGGTGCAGGGCGTGTGGAGCAGGCGCGATGAACTGGACAAGACCATCAGCCGCTTCTCGCGCAACTGGCGCGTGGACCGCATGGGTCGCGTGGAGCTGACCCTGCTGCGCCTGGCCATGTACGAACTGCTGTACCGCCAGGACGTCCCCGCCAAGGTCGCCATCAACGAGGCCCTGGAGCTGACCCGCCAGTTCGGCGAAGACAACGCCACCAGTTTTGTCAACGGTATTCTGGACGCCGCCGCCAAGGCTCTGGAAAAGGGTTCCCTCTCCGCCGGAGAGGATTCCACCAACTAA
- the holA gene encoding DNA polymerase III subunit delta, with protein sequence MPRPGFSFLVCPDSRLLQARLEALVSAQGDSGRWERHVHWGDEEPSPRFWEQLTLQGLFGTPRLLVVRQAHLWPAAVWKKISAALARPSEQCWPFFCLEVAWEKGQPKIPAHIAKLRCLGFADQQGWIWRSEGLSERSIKKYVRDRAQALGIPFEADAFEQFCTSVPPDAQAVENELEKLLLLRPADDGQAMPWSVTTDMLATSSWAPECNIFACIRHMEAGNLAAVWKELARGRKDVEGLLFPLLSLLAREFRQLWQACAGEKVRFHPSEANAKQQLARRLGPAALARCLGMIMDAELAIKSGRCTPEQSLDKLATDLVALFAAARR encoded by the coding sequence ATGCCCAGACCCGGTTTTTCCTTTCTCGTCTGCCCGGACAGCCGCCTTTTGCAGGCCCGTCTGGAAGCCCTTGTGAGCGCCCAGGGCGACAGCGGCCGCTGGGAACGGCACGTCCACTGGGGGGACGAGGAGCCTTCGCCGCGCTTCTGGGAACAGCTCACCCTCCAGGGGCTGTTCGGCACGCCGCGCCTGCTGGTGGTGCGTCAGGCCCATCTCTGGCCCGCCGCGGTCTGGAAAAAGATCTCCGCCGCCCTGGCCCGGCCCTCGGAACAGTGCTGGCCTTTCTTCTGCCTGGAAGTGGCCTGGGAAAAAGGCCAGCCCAAGATCCCTGCCCACATCGCCAAGCTGCGCTGCCTGGGCTTTGCCGACCAGCAGGGCTGGATCTGGCGCAGCGAAGGCCTGAGCGAGCGCAGCATCAAGAAATATGTCCGCGACCGCGCCCAGGCCCTGGGCATCCCCTTCGAGGCCGACGCCTTCGAACAGTTCTGCACCTCCGTGCCCCCCGATGCCCAGGCCGTGGAGAACGAACTGGAAAAACTCCTGCTCCTGCGCCCGGCGGATGACGGGCAGGCCATGCCCTGGTCCGTCACCACGGACATGCTGGCCACCAGCTCCTGGGCCCCGGAATGCAATATCTTCGCCTGCATCCGCCATATGGAAGCCGGCAACCTGGCCGCTGTCTGGAAAGAGCTGGCCCGGGGCCGCAAGGACGTGGAAGGCCTGCTTTTCCCCCTGCTCTCCCTGCTGGCCCGCGAGTTCCGCCAGCTCTGGCAGGCCTGCGCGGGCGAGAAAGTCCGCTTCCATCCCTCCGAAGCCAACGCCAAGCAACAGCTGGCACGCCGTCTGGGCCCCGCCGCCCTGGCCCGCTGTCTGGGCATGATCATGGACGCCGAGCTGGCCATCAAGAGCGGCCGCTGCACGCCTGAGCAAAGCCTGGACAAGCTGGCCACCGACCTTGTGGCCCTTTTCGCCGCTGCCCGGCGCTAG